AGCGACAAAACAGGTCGTTGGGAGCTTCTTGGTTTGCAAAAGTCTGGAATCCCCCCCCTGGGAAAGGGCTCGTATGTTAGTGTACACCGTTTAATTACTTGCGCCTGCATCGTGCCAATTACCGATCCGATCGTCCGTACTCACGTGCCGGGTGCCGTTTATCTTGCTCGTTTCATGACGGTTCGTCACGACGTTTTGCAGCACTGTCCGGTAGCAATCAACATCTGAACAGCCGCAATTTCGACGGCGAATCGTTGGACGGCGAACAGGCGCTGGCCATCATCCGGCGGAACCTGAAGTCGAGCGCAATGGACACGGAAGGTACCCACTTCGACTGCAACTGTCCGCACATTTTCGTCGTTTTCGGCGCATCGGTAAGTAACAGGGCAGCGTGACACGCAAACTTTAGACCCGACCTGGGGAACTGTTTgttctgtgtgtctgtgtgtgccaATCGCGTTGCGATTCGATTCAAGCGATAATTTATGGTAACTATATGTTAGCGTCTTAACTTTGAGGGCTTTTGAATAAGTAATGCGTCAGTTCTATTTTGGTTTCAAGTTGCTGCATTACTTACATCACTTGTAAatataacataattttatttaaaaaaatctccacTTTATATTAGCCATTAATCACTtgaaaaatcttcccaaaaatTAATCCTGataatttaaagttaattCTTAATATTTCTATTATAAGCAGAGTATTTCATATCGCCTCTTTTTTGCATAGAGCCTTAACAAATCGTTACGAAACTCTTACGTATAGGTTCTAAACCACAGTTCGTGTATCGTTTACGCTTGCGGTTACATTACGCCATACTGAGtaatataatattttcattggcttatgtattttttttcagggAGATTTGGCTAGAAAGAAGATTTATCCTACCCTGTGGTGGTTGTTCCGCGACAATCTGCTCCCTTCGGACACTAAATTCATTGGGTATGCTCGCAGCAAACTGTCAGTTGCTGAGCTGAAGGAGAAATGTCGTCAGTACATGAAGGTAATTATCGAGTAAATGGCGTATACTTTTTTATGTAACGAGTTCCAGTGGGAAAAGTTGTGTTTATGAAATCTTCTCAAGCTGAAGTGGATAATTTGGAGGTAAAATGAACATGTCTGGAGCGGTTTGGTGATATATTGTTAGCGGCGCCGTtcttcacacaacaggaccggtccaaaatcccatccgtatTAATCCTCCGTACCatataaagtcaaagaaagccagaaatggcagtccTATATGCACCTCTTTCCGTTGTTGTgccagcaaaaaagaaaaaaaaaagctggaaCTAGAATGGAAAACTGGAAAAAGCTTACTGGAACTCAAGCATTATctatttttaactattttttaaccatttaactatttttattttatccttATCCATACTCCCAGGTGAAGGATGATCAGATGGCAAAGTTTGAAGAGTTTTGGGCGGTAAATTTCTACGTTGCGGGCAGTTACGATTCGCGGCGTGATTTTGAGCTGCTCAACCAGGAAATCAGCAAGTTCGAGGTAGGACGTGCCGCAAACCGGTTGTTCTATCTCGCGTTGCCACCGTCCGTGTTCGAATCAGTTACGGTACACATCCGCAACACTTGCATGGGCGCGAAGTAAGTGAAgtggaagtttgtttgttttttgattaTAGTGTCTACATTAACTGTTATTTACACCTTTTTAGGGGATGGAATCGCATAATTGTGGAGAAACCGTTCGGTCGTGATGCGGAGAGCTCGAACGTGCTGAGCGTTCATTTGGCGAAGTTATTTACGGAGGATCAACTGTACCGTATCGATCACTATCTGGGGAAGGAGATGGTACAGAACCTGATGACGATACGGTTTGGCAATCAGATATTTAGCCCCACCTGGAACAGGGCACATGTCGCTTCGGTACTGATCACATTTAAGGAACCGTTCGGTACGCAGGGCCGTGGTGGATATTTTGATGATTTCGGTATCATACGCGATGTGATGCAGAACCATCTACTGCAGATACTGTCGCTGGTGGCGATGGAAAAACCGGCCACCTGCCATCCGGACGATATTCGTAACGAAAAGGTGAAGGTGCTGAAAAGCATCAAGGAGCTATCGATAGAGGATGTTGTGCTTGGGCAGTATGTGGCAAATCCGAACGGTACGGATGAGGATTCGCTGATGGGATATTTGGATGATCCGACCGTGCCGAAGGGTTCGGTAACGCCCACGTACGCGCTGGCCGTGCTGAAGATCAACAACGAGCGGTGGGATGGCGTACCGTTCATTCTCCGTTGCGGTAAGGCGTTGAATGAGCGCAAGGCGGAGGTACGCATCCAGTACCACGATGTGCCGGGAGATATCTTTGATGGGAAACCGAAGCGTAACGAGCTGGTGATTCGTGTGCAGCCCGGCGAAGCACTGTACGTGAAGATGATGACCAAATCGCCCGGCATTACGTTCGATATGGAGGAAACGGAGCTCGACCTAACGTACGGGCATCGTTACAAGGATGTGGCGCTGCCGGATGCGTACGAGCGGTTGATACTGGACGTGTTCTGCGGTTCCCAGATGCACTTCGTGCGTGCGGACGAGCTGAGCGAAGCTTGGCGCATCTTTACGCCGCTACTGCACTACGTCGAGCAGGAACGGCCGGAACCGATCAAATACATTTACGGCTCGCGTGGACCGAAGGAGGCGGACCGGAAGTGTGATGAGAACAATTTCAAGTACTACGGTTCGTACAAGTGGCACCAGAAGCATTGAGCCGGGCGTGTAGACCACACATACCGGGAGGGCGAGGAAAGTGCGTTTAAACTTTCGAATTTAAGCGAGTAGTTTCGTAGGAAggattgttatttatttatacactGAACGCTAGGCATTCTTCACCCAACCATCAACTattactgctactactactactgctaatCATTCCTGTGGTTTGTTGTTAACTCATTTCGGAAGCTCTAAAGGTAAAGTAAGGCATTTttggaaccgttttttttataataaaaacaatttatttcaaacaagGAAATTTCCCTTCACCGGAATCATGTCTATATGCCCGCGATCTATATTCAGCTTTTACACAGAAGCATAAATATTGATTAGATGTTGGCTTTTACGAGCTGAAGCATCGAATAACGCTTGACTGACTGACGTTATGCGTTACGTTTTTCGTACAATGTCTTGCACGCCGAATTGGGCAAAACGTGCCgttaagaaaacaaatcaatacgCTACGTTTCTTCGACGAACAACAGCGGTCGATGAAAGGCCCCGAAAGAGTactaggcaaaaaaaagtcctCACTTTCACATATTTGGTCAGAAAAGATAatttggagaagaaaaaaaaagacggagTGATCTGTCTTGTCATCATCATGCGCAATttttcaatgtgtttttgGGGTTGCACATAATACGAACATTCGAACCGCATAACCCCGTGACGAACGGAGAGATGCGATTCGggggaaaggttttttttttcgtgtgtgcaGCAACTGGGAGGCTTTCTTTCACGTACCGAGACCTTTCATTCGGTTCCAAATGTACCGGCAGGACAAAAGGGCGTTGTGATAAATGGAAATGAACCCGGTCAGGGCATAGAATTATTGATGTTGGGCAATATTTCGTTTATGGTTCCCGCCGAGACGGTGGAAAATTACTGCACCGAGAACCGCACGAGCCACTGGACGGGATGACCTTCGGGGAATGACAaaaaatgacgaaaaaaaCAGCCTCGAATCATTCAATAGACCATTAAACATTCGACGCGTCGCACAGACGAATAGTACAGTGCGTCGCAAAACTAtacgttccgtttttttttttcgttttgttaagttaagttatttttttttaaaggagaTGCATAAAAAAGGTTTTAATATGTTATGTGGAATACAATACACACGtcaagatttgttttgaaatatttataattcatttttaatcaccttgaaatttttttatcaacttattatttttatcaccatTGATTAacgtttgtatttgttttgaatattgCTTAAATAACAGCCTTTTCATTCctaacgaataaaaaaagttattcATCTAATAACaatgaatggaagaaaatagcTACTTAAACTATATTCGAATTTTACGAAGAATATTTGTTATGTTTGATTGTCAGTAATCGTCAGTCATTCTAAAATATTcgtcaatttaaaaaatatatacaaattCACTGAAATTAAAGTACTTTAGAAGCGTTAACAATTTTGAACGAATTGTTGCTGCTTGCTTGAAGGacccattttttgtttaaaatgttatgTTACAAACAGCGATATTTGAAGgttgaattttcattaaacCTGTGAAAAATATCTAATATTTTGGCAGATCTTACCATTAGCTAGAAAGCTGAAGCTttcagcctgtatctgtcaaataacaCAGGTTTGACATAAGGGATCGAttgatttgaaacaatatataCATTTGATTCTTATTTtctattctttattttttaatttgtgttcATTTTAAGCACACGGAAAACATGGCCCAATCTTCAGACCATATCCGCGgttcagaccagctagcaacattttttgttttgacatttatcGAGCAGCTTACCGAAgctttcattaaaaaaaaaacaatcgaatccTTTTTTGcgaggcttaacttggcttgccatttgtatggagagctgtaagcggataagcctgaaagcctggcttagagtatgatcccttacattcaaaaatattaaaagagCCCCATAGTTATGTTACGCACCGTACCATCTCACACGTCacacattttgtttgcctGAAACGCTGAGATTTGTgatgattaatttaatttttattcctttataaGCAATCTACTGTTCGGTTACTATTCGGTTGGTCAATTATAGTGCAATTTAGACGAGCAATCAATCATGCAGCGAAATGATAAGCTTTAGAAATGCAGTACGTACGGCAGACGAATATCTTGTTAGTTTTTCAGCGATAGTAAAAACGGTTAGAGCGAagcgtttcttttcttcttaacATTTAATATTTGCACTGTAAGATACAAGAAAGCATTTTGCGGGTTTATGGTTTCCAATATCgaagaagatatttttttgtacgttAAGCTTTTCAGCAACCTAACAGCGAGTGACGCTGAAGCGACGTCTTCGGGCACCGCCACGATGGTCACGAACACAAACGAGCAACGGTCTCATTATGCAGGACGGTTAGCTAAAGTGACTTACGGgacgaaaatggaaaataattgaCAGCAAACGAAGAATGATGTGACGAAAGCAGAGAAgacggggcaaaaaaaaaaaaaacggaacggttGCGAACGAACGCACGCGGGTCTGTTCGTCCAGCCCGGGCCGGTTGTGGGGGGCAATACATTTTGGATTGGTGGAATTCGTTGACCGAAGCAAATTAGCGAAGCTTTTCTCGTTCGGCTTCTCGGGAACCGGTTCCTTTACAACCGTCCATTGTCCACTGTTTCCGacgaaccgaaaaaaaaaaaaacggaagagtGATACGGCAAATGTATACGGCGTTTAGCATTGTTCCCTGCTTTTCTGACAAGTTGACTGCGGTGGCGAATCGTTTTCCACGAAAAAGGGAtccctttttctctttccttcttcCTATGCTTCATGTCCTCGGACCCCCTCCCCCGCCCCTGTCCCCCATATCACACCAGGAAACTCATCAATGATTAATGGTGCGCGAACGTCGTGCGAATGGGAACGATCTTtgcaaaagggaaaggaattaaatttattaatgatGCGACGCGTCTTGCCGCATCGGCCGGGCGGGGGAAAAATGCATTGCGCTACCATCGTGCCGGGTGGTGATGTGTTTTTCGgcatttccattccgttttcgTCAGCACCGCGAGTGACCGGTCAGCCGGAAAGGTATCCCAGGCGCATTATCGCGACCGTATCGgtgtcatttgttttccactcgTTTCTTAATTAGATAATAAATGACTGCGAAGATGCGGGCCCCCGGTGCGATGGCGAAGAAGCAATGGCGGGCGTAccgatgaaattaaatgtcaTGGTAAGATAATCGGAGTAGCAAATTGGAGCTCACCGTACACATTAAACATGGATGCGTGGATGCGGAAGCTGTTTCTATGCCGCGCGGAACGGTTGACGGTTGATCTgggaaatggagacgcctggtgggttttgtggttttgccaAGGGTACGGAGCAGCGTTAGCGGAGATTGATCTTGCCGAATGAACCGTTGGTGGGGCAATGGTACTTTTAATAAATCAtagttgcgttttgttttttctcgcATGGTGGAATTGTGAATTAAAAGTAACATTAtcttttaaaataaagatttttttaacgCTTTTTTATTCGCAAAGCACTCCAGGCTCATGATTTTACGCTATAATCAAagctttttgttt
This region of Anopheles marshallii chromosome 2, idAnoMarsDA_429_01, whole genome shotgun sequence genomic DNA includes:
- the LOC128709393 gene encoding glucose-6-phosphate 1-dehydrogenase, with protein sequence MDTEGTHFDCNCPHIFVVFGASGDLARKKIYPTLWWLFRDNLLPSDTKFIGYARSKLSVAELKEKCRQYMKVKDDQMAKFEEFWAVNFYVAGSYDSRRDFELLNQEISKFEVGRAANRLFYLALPPSVFESVTVHIRNTCMGAKGWNRIIVEKPFGRDAESSNVLSVHLAKLFTEDQLYRIDHYLGKEMVQNLMTIRFGNQIFSPTWNRAHVASVLITFKEPFGTQGRGGYFDDFGIIRDVMQNHLLQILSLVAMEKPATCHPDDIRNEKVKVLKSIKELSIEDVVLGQYVANPNGTDEDSLMGYLDDPTVPKGSVTPTYALAVLKINNERWDGVPFILRCGKALNERKAEVRIQYHDVPGDIFDGKPKRNELVIRVQPGEALYVKMMTKSPGITFDMEETELDLTYGHRYKDVALPDAYERLILDVFCGSQMHFVRADELSEAWRIFTPLLHYVEQERPEPIKYIYGSRGPKEADRKCDENNFKYYGSYKWHQKH